The following coding sequences lie in one Bacteroidota bacterium genomic window:
- the rplU gene encoding 50S ribosomal protein L21 gives MFAIVEIAGQQFKVSPSAKLFVPKIANQVGNKLKFDKVLLYSDDKGIKVGKPIVKGIEVEAQILNHLKDDTVIVFKKKKRKGYRVRKGHRQQYTHIEITKIG, from the coding sequence ATGTTTGCAATTGTTGAAATAGCAGGACAGCAATTTAAGGTAAGTCCTTCCGCGAAACTGTTTGTCCCTAAAATAGCAAACCAAGTTGGCAATAAGCTAAAATTTGATAAAGTTCTGCTATACAGCGATGATAAAGGTATCAAGGTTGGCAAACCAATAGTTAAAGGTATTGAAGTCGAAGCACAAATTTTAAATCATCTCAAAGATGATACTGTGATTGTATTTAAGAAGAAGAAGCGAAAAGGTTATCGAGTCCGTAAAGGTCATCGGCAACAATATACACACATTGAAATTACTAAAATTGGATAA
- a CDS encoding TetR/AcrR family transcriptional regulator — MSKIERKEREKQLRRESILDAAESVFFEKGLIASTMDEIAEKAELSKGTLYLYYRSKDDLYLGVICRGFDILIIKLNESVSPNVSTIQKLLNIGSAYYNFSQKHTHYFRMFSFLESPQFHTMASEELLNESHNQSKRAWDVIIDVISNGIKDGTFRENIDPVQMAIILWLNATAIMKLKDRKDQFWIENLNVDVDTILQKSNAMLVSTMLTENAKRYYQPKL; from the coding sequence ATGAGTAAGATAGAAAGAAAAGAAAGAGAAAAACAACTTCGCCGCGAATCGATATTAGATGCCGCAGAATCTGTTTTCTTTGAGAAAGGTTTAATTGCCTCGACCATGGATGAGATTGCCGAGAAAGCAGAGCTTAGCAAAGGTACATTGTATTTGTATTACCGAAGCAAGGACGATTTATATCTTGGTGTAATTTGCAGAGGATTCGATATTCTCATCATTAAACTTAATGAATCAGTTTCACCGAATGTTTCGACAATACAAAAGTTACTAAACATCGGCTCAGCGTATTATAATTTTTCGCAAAAGCATACACATTATTTCAGGATGTTTTCTTTTCTCGAAAGCCCGCAATTCCATACAATGGCATCTGAAGAATTGTTAAACGAAAGTCACAACCAAAGTAAGAGAGCTTGGGATGTTATCATAGATGTTATTTCAAATGGAATAAAAGATGGAACTTTCCGGGAAAACATCGACCCCGTGCAAATGGCAATAATACTCTGGTTGAATGCTACAGCAATAATGAAATTGAAAGACCGAAAAGATCAATTTTGGATAGAAAATTTAAACGTCGATGTAGATACGATTTTGCAAAAATCTAATGCAATGCTTGTATCAACGATGCTCACAGAAAATGCAAAAAGATATTATCAACCGAAATTATAA
- a CDS encoding malate dehydrogenase, giving the protein MKIAVIGGGNIGGVLVQEIVRRRLARYVSLVDVKGPDLSKGKCLDIAEGVPIISSNVVVEGSKEYDVIEGADLVINTAGVPRAARPDGTIPTREELLATNLKITDAVSEGISKFCPKAIIISVANPLDAIVYRLSMNLKPASERLMGMAGVLDSSRYRYFVANEAGVSVENVEAMVLGGHGDDMLPIRSACRIAGMPVEKFITAEKLDAIEARTRQAGGEVVKLLGSGSAFVSPAWAALEMAEAIIFDKKKILPVCALLKGEYGVDGLFIGVPVVLGAKGIEKIIVMDLNDKEKEAFAKSVTSVKKSSDEVLTLSK; this is encoded by the coding sequence ATGAAAATTGCAGTAATTGGTGGTGGTAACATCGGTGGTGTGCTAGTACAGGAAATCGTGCGACGTCGGCTGGCGCGCTATGTTAGTTTGGTAGATGTGAAAGGGCCTGATCTATCCAAAGGTAAATGTCTGGACATTGCAGAAGGCGTACCAATCATTTCATCGAATGTAGTGGTCGAAGGCTCGAAAGAATACGACGTTATCGAAGGTGCGGATTTAGTGATTAACACGGCTGGCGTGCCTCGTGCTGCCCGGCCTGATGGCACTATTCCCACACGGGAAGAATTATTAGCTACCAATTTAAAGATCACGGATGCTGTGAGCGAAGGTATCTCTAAATTCTGTCCGAAGGCGATTATCATTTCGGTTGCTAATCCTTTGGATGCTATCGTTTATCGCCTATCAATGAATTTAAAACCGGCGAGTGAAAGATTGATGGGTATGGCTGGTGTTTTAGATTCTTCACGTTACAGATATTTCGTAGCAAATGAAGCCGGTGTAAGCGTTGAGAACGTAGAAGCCATGGTTCTTGGCGGCCACGGCGACGATATGCTGCCAATCCGTTCGGCATGTCGTATTGCCGGTATGCCAGTAGAAAAATTCATCACAGCCGAAAAATTGGATGCTATCGAAGCTCGCACGCGCCAGGCTGGTGGCGAGGTGGTTAAGTTATTGGGCAGCGGTTCAGCATTTGTCTCTCCGGCATGGGCGGCATTGGAAATGGCTGAGGCAATTATTTTTGACAAGAAAAAAATTCTGCCGGTCTGCGCACTGCTCAAAGGTGAGTACGGTGTCGATGGTTTATTTATCGGCGTGCCGGTCGTTTTAGGCGCGAAGGGTATTGAAAAAATCATTGTCATGGATTTGAATGACAAGGAAAAAGAGGCTTTCGCAAAGTCCGTCACATCGGTAAAGAAATCGAGCGATGAAGTTCTGACCCTGTCGAAGTAA
- the rpmA gene encoding 50S ribosomal protein L27: protein MAHKKGGGSSRNGRDSNAQRLGVKRFGGEKVSAGSIIIRQRGTKVLPGENVGVGSDDTIFALVEGVVKFENSGKSRKMVSIVQS, encoded by the coding sequence ATGGCACATAAAAAAGGTGGCGGAAGCTCACGTAACGGACGCGACAGTAATGCACAACGATTAGGTGTAAAGCGGTTTGGCGGCGAAAAAGTTTCAGCAGGAAGCATAATAATTCGTCAGCGCGGTACCAAAGTATTACCAGGCGAAAACGTCGGAGTCGGCTCGGACGATACAATCTTTGCGCTTGTTGAGGGTGTTGTTAAGTTCGAGAACTCAGGTAAATCTCGAAAAATGGTAAGCATCGTTCAATCATAA